A single window of Vigna radiata var. radiata cultivar VC1973A chromosome 4, Vradiata_ver6, whole genome shotgun sequence DNA harbors:
- the LOC106759549 gene encoding transcription factor MYB1R1 isoform X2 — MPLSSASAAVAPHSASSAEIMLFGVRVVVDSMRKSVSMNNLSQYDHHRDTAAAKDDTVAAGYASADDAAPNNSGKNRDRKRGIPWTEEEHKLFLVGLQKVGKGDWRGISRNYVKTRTPTQVASHAQKYFLRRTNLNRRRRRSSLFDITTDSVSTTPMEEGQIQYQDNLSLVHPVYPVTAEGSNMNGFSKLPMYSNDIGTGVMSAQAGNPMKILTLGQGNVEQNGPSTKLVCTTAPIVPDYIGSTASDITATSLSSLDPPTLSLGLSLSSSQRQTSSIHSAFHSLSCFNNGDSFITVA; from the exons ATGCCTCTCTCCTCCGCCTCCGCCGCCGTCGCCCCTCACTCTGCCTCCTCCGCCGAGATCATGCTGTTCGGAGTCAGAGTCGTCGTGGACTCCATGAGGAAGAGCGTCAGCATGAACAACCTCTCCCAGTACGATCACCATCGCGATACCGCCGCTGCCAAAGACGACACCGTCGCCGCTGGCTACGCCTCCGCCGATGACGCCGCTCCGAACAACTCCGGAAAAAACCGTGACCGCAAGCGAG GGATTCCATGGACGGAGGAAGAGCACAAGCTGTTCTTGGTTGGGTTGCAGAAAGTGGGGAAAGGTGACTGGAGAGGAATCTCAAGGAACTATGTCAAGACACGGACACCAACTCAAGTTGCTAGCCATGCTCAAAAGTATTTTCTCCGCCGTACCAACCTCAATCGCCGTCGCCGTAGATCTAGCCTCTTCGACATAACCACCGATTCG GTCTCTACAACCCCAATGGAAGAAGGACAGATTCAGTATCAAGATAATTTGTCTCTTGTGCATCCCGTGTACCCTGTTACCGCTGAAGGAAGCAACATGAACGGATTTTCAAAGTTGCCTATGTATTCAAATGACATTGGTACTGGAGTTATGTCAGCTCAAGCTGGGAATCCAATGAAAATACTTACTTTGGGACAAGGAAATGTGGAGCAGAATGGGCCTAGTACTAAGCTAGTTTGTACAACAGCTCCTATTGTTCCAGATTATATAGGCTCCACAGCGTCTGATATCACTGCCACCAGTTTAAGTTCACTTGATCCACCAACACTGTCTCTCGGGTTATCTTTGTCATCTAGTCAAAGACAAACTTCATCAATACATTCAGCTTTTCATTCACTGTCGTGTTTCAACAATGGAGATAGCTTCATAACCGTTGCTTAG
- the LOC106759549 gene encoding transcription factor MYB1R1 isoform X1: MPLSSASAAVAPHSASSAEIMLFGVRVVVDSMRKSVSMNNLSQYDHHRDTAAAKDDTVAAGYASADDAAPNNSGKNRDRKRGIPWTEEEHKLFLVGLQKVGKGDWRGISRNYVKTRTPTQVASHAQKYFLRRTNLNRRRRRSSLFDITTDSVSCVQVSTTPMEEGQIQYQDNLSLVHPVYPVTAEGSNMNGFSKLPMYSNDIGTGVMSAQAGNPMKILTLGQGNVEQNGPSTKLVCTTAPIVPDYIGSTASDITATSLSSLDPPTLSLGLSLSSSQRQTSSIHSAFHSLSCFNNGDSFITVA; encoded by the exons ATGCCTCTCTCCTCCGCCTCCGCCGCCGTCGCCCCTCACTCTGCCTCCTCCGCCGAGATCATGCTGTTCGGAGTCAGAGTCGTCGTGGACTCCATGAGGAAGAGCGTCAGCATGAACAACCTCTCCCAGTACGATCACCATCGCGATACCGCCGCTGCCAAAGACGACACCGTCGCCGCTGGCTACGCCTCCGCCGATGACGCCGCTCCGAACAACTCCGGAAAAAACCGTGACCGCAAGCGAG GGATTCCATGGACGGAGGAAGAGCACAAGCTGTTCTTGGTTGGGTTGCAGAAAGTGGGGAAAGGTGACTGGAGAGGAATCTCAAGGAACTATGTCAAGACACGGACACCAACTCAAGTTGCTAGCCATGCTCAAAAGTATTTTCTCCGCCGTACCAACCTCAATCGCCGTCGCCGTAGATCTAGCCTCTTCGACATAACCACCGATTCGGTAAGTTGTGTTCAG GTCTCTACAACCCCAATGGAAGAAGGACAGATTCAGTATCAAGATAATTTGTCTCTTGTGCATCCCGTGTACCCTGTTACCGCTGAAGGAAGCAACATGAACGGATTTTCAAAGTTGCCTATGTATTCAAATGACATTGGTACTGGAGTTATGTCAGCTCAAGCTGGGAATCCAATGAAAATACTTACTTTGGGACAAGGAAATGTGGAGCAGAATGGGCCTAGTACTAAGCTAGTTTGTACAACAGCTCCTATTGTTCCAGATTATATAGGCTCCACAGCGTCTGATATCACTGCCACCAGTTTAAGTTCACTTGATCCACCAACACTGTCTCTCGGGTTATCTTTGTCATCTAGTCAAAGACAAACTTCATCAATACATTCAGCTTTTCATTCACTGTCGTGTTTCAACAATGGAGATAGCTTCATAACCGTTGCTTAG
- the LOC106758414 gene encoding probable myosin-binding protein 5, producing MATRSFSTFVEQEMGRFTHFVIYVLLEWVLIFILFLDGFLAFAANEYARFFELHIPCWLCTRFDHVLVHRNHDFYYNESVCEAHKKDMSSLAFCHNHKKLSDIRKMCEGCLLSFATEKESDCDTYKSLVGILHKDLECFVQDGRPIQLSLKDDGFMQVDRYNNQRCSCCGEPLKMKTTNAKVKHSSSFARAPNPSPRAFPFSSSKIEDSHSLELPHMRYKELKFMSYHDSELQEDDFNINSPNVKLRDDHKSVSMPPVLSELDDLNDESSKFTPTFTRGNKFFGIPLTDSANNSPRWTYRISRKSPLEKTEFASESNEVTQSDFDDAILSNLNRQVRLDRKSLMALYMELDEERSASAVAANNAMAMITRLQAEKAAVQMEALQYQRMMEEQAEYDEEALQASNDMLLKREEEMKSLQAELEIYKKQYGCLAEGIAPSGETISSLGNSSSFRFSEGHDNGEEKGLNSSQVVSSQAENGGIRHSESVKDFKAEKTYLLGRIKKVESRTPFEESGVDSLLSSSDSVNNLDNEKGKGGEIFLPKELSFLAERVKALEANSGFLDLVSNKDEKDGEGTKILTEISQNLEKLSHLVMNSFEVESA from the exons ATGGCTACTCGATCATTTTCTACTTTTGTTGAGCAAGAAATGGGGAGGTTCACACATTTTGTGATCTATGTGTTGCTTGAATGGGTGCTGATATTCATACTCTTCCTTGATGGGTTTCTTGCATTTGCGGCCAATGAGTATGCAAGATTCTTTGAATTGCATATCCCTTGCTGGCTGTGCACCAGGTTTGATCATGTTCTGGTTCACAGAAATCACGATTTCTATTACAACGAGTCTGTTTGTGAGGCTCACAAGAAGGACATGTCGTCTTTGGCGTTTTGTCACAACCACAAGAAGCTCTCTGACATAAGGAAAATGTGTGAGGGGTGCCTTCTTTCATTTGCAACCGAGAAGGAATCGGATTGTGACACATACAAGTCCCTTGTGGGGATTTTGCACAAGGATTTGGAGTGCTTTGTTCAGGATGGCCGACCAATTCAGTTGAGTTTGAAGGATGATGGGTTCATGCAGGTTGACAGATACAACAATCAAAGGTGTTCTTGCTGTGGAGAGCCTTTGAAAATGAAGACTACCAATGCAAAAGTGAAGCACTCGTCATCGTTTGCGCGAGCCCCGAATCCTTCACCGCgagcttttcctttttcatcatcaaaaatcgAAGACTCTCATTCTCTGGAATTGCCTCACATGAGGTACAAAGAACTAAAGTTTATGTCATATCACGATTCCGAGCTTCAGGAGGATGACTTCAATATAAATAGTCCGAATGTTAAAT TAAGGGACGACCACAAATCTGTCTCAATGCCTCCCGTATTGTCAGAACTTGATGATCTGAATGATGAGTCGAGCAAATTCACCCCAACTTTTACAAGGGGCAATAAGTTCTTTGGTATCCCACTCACCGATTCTGCAAACAACAGTCCCAGATGGACTTACAGAATTTCCAGGAAATCACCACTGGAAAAGACAGAATTTGCCTCTGAGTCTAATGAGGTAACCCaaagtgattttgatgatgccATCTTAAGCAATTTGAACAGACAAGTACGTTTGGATCGCAAATCACTGATGGCTTTGTACATGGAGCTAGATGAAGAAAGAAGTGCTTCAGCTGTTGCTGCCAACAATGCAATGGCCATGATCACTCGGCTACAGGCTGAAAAGGCAGCGGTGCAAATGGAGGCTTTGCAATATCAGAGAATGATGGAAGAGCAGGCTGAGTATGATGAAGAAGCCCTGCAAGCAAGTAATGACATGCTTCtcaaaagagaggaagaaatgAAATCTTTACAAGCTGAATTGGAGATTTATAAGAAACAATATGGATGCTTAGCAGAAGGAATTGCTCCTAGTGGGGAAACTATCTCGTCCCTTGGTAACAGCTCTTCATTTAGGTTCAGTGAAGGTCATGATAACGGAGAAGAAAAGGGCCTCAACTCTAGTCAAGTTGTGTCATCTCAGGCAGAAAATGGAGGGATAAGACACAGTGAATCAGTCAAAGACTTTAAAGCAGAGAAAACATATCTTCTTGGCCGGATAAAGAAAGTAGAAAGTAGAACACCCTTCGAAGAAAGTGGAGTTGATTCCTTACTGTCTAGCTCTGACAGTGTTAATAATTTAGACAATGAGAAAG GAAAAGGAGGCGAAATCTTTCTACCAAAAGAACTGTCTTTTCTTGCTGAAAGAGTGAAGGCTCTAGAAGCCAATAGTGGGTTCTTAGACCTTGTTTCCAATAAAGATGAGAAAGATGGTGAAGGTACCAAAATTTTGACAGAGATATCACAGAATCTAGAGAAACTCAGTCACCTTGTTATGAACTCCTTTGAGGTAGAGAGTGCATGA